A genomic stretch from Flavobacterium sp. KS-LB2 includes:
- the kdsA gene encoding 3-deoxy-8-phosphooctulonate synthase, with protein sequence MNLQHIPQIKYTESGNFFLLAGPCAIEGEEMAMRIAEKLVGITDTLQIPFVFKGSFKKANRSRIDSFSGIGDEKALKILRKVSETFKVPTVTDIHTNEDADMAAQYVDVLQIPAFLVRQTDLVVAAANTGKVVNLKKGQFMSPESMKHAVQKVLDCHNENVMITDRGTMFGYQDMVVDFRGIPTMQQYATTVLDVTHSLQQPNQTAGVTGGRPDMIETIAKAGIAVGVDGIFIETHFDPANAKSDGANMLHLDYFESLMTKLVAIKKTINTF encoded by the coding sequence ATGAACTTACAACATATTCCACAAATTAAATATACAGAAAGTGGTAATTTCTTTCTACTTGCTGGTCCTTGTGCCATTGAAGGTGAAGAAATGGCGATGCGAATTGCCGAAAAATTAGTTGGCATTACTGATACTTTACAAATTCCATTCGTTTTCAAAGGCTCTTTTAAGAAAGCAAACCGTTCTAGAATTGACAGTTTTTCAGGAATAGGTGACGAAAAAGCATTGAAAATACTTAGAAAGGTATCGGAAACATTTAAGGTTCCTACCGTTACTGACATCCACACGAATGAAGATGCTGACATGGCAGCACAATATGTTGATGTACTACAAATCCCTGCTTTTTTAGTGCGCCAAACGGATTTAGTAGTGGCTGCTGCCAATACTGGAAAAGTAGTAAACTTGAAAAAAGGACAATTTATGAGTCCAGAAAGTATGAAACATGCCGTTCAAAAAGTATTGGATTGTCACAATGAAAATGTAATGATTACGGATAGAGGAACGATGTTTGGCTACCAAGATATGGTTGTTGATTTTAGAGGAATACCTACCATGCAACAGTATGCTACAACTGTCCTTGATGTTACACACTCACTGCAACAACCCAACCAAACTGCTGGTGTAACAGGCGGAAGACCCGATATGATTGAAACCATTGCCAAAGCTGGTATTGCTGTAGGTGTAGATGGAATCTTTATTGAAACTCATTTTGATCCCGCTAATGCAAAAAGCGATGGTGCTAATATGTTGCATTTGGATTATTTTGAATCTTTAATGACTAAGTTAGTTGCTATTAAAAAAACCATAAATACATTTTAA
- a CDS encoding 2-dehydro-3-deoxyphosphooctonate aldolase, whose translation MKKSIFFIALLISIASCSSTQSTLKNTDDNAPNLTLSKDNAFVITEYSKDKKYGYDKDYPINIFFNNTVNETINQQRFFNALTGPSGEAITYTKLENCCPFPTKRSELGAGFLDVYEVKWAGQKKPIILYLNIYEKGILMVPVGLSLKK comes from the coding sequence TAATTAGCATAGCTTCTTGCTCCAGTACACAATCTACTTTGAAAAATACGGATGATAATGCACCAAACCTTACTCTTTCTAAAGACAATGCATTTGTAATTACGGAGTACAGCAAAGACAAAAAATACGGCTATGACAAAGATTATCCTATCAATATTTTCTTTAACAATACCGTAAATGAAACCATCAACCAACAGCGTTTTTTCAATGCGCTTACAGGACCTAGTGGTGAGGCAATCACCTATACTAAACTAGAAAATTGTTGTCCGTTTCCAACAAAAAGGAGCGAATTAGGCGCTGGCTTTCTCGATGTTTATGAAGTAAAGTGGGCTGGTCAAAAAAAACCTATCATTCTGTACTTAAACATCTATGAAAAAGGAATACTGATGGTTCCAGTGGGACTTTCATTGAAAAAATAA